A window from Mycoplasma phocoeninasale encodes these proteins:
- a CDS encoding MAG0490 family ComEA-like DNA-binding protein yields the protein MGKNKKIIFIAVGFVVSSMIILSSIAINGNFFSLNKVNSKDDRSNETMYITVRIDGAVFYPGDYTLKLGSTLNDLLIKSKPKYGANLSNINRTEILKDNQKIYIRLVKNIKKSVKEFKNVNDLISIGVRKKIAGLIIAHLVDNNYNTTWENIEKIDGIGEKTLKLLQNNILL from the coding sequence ATGGGAAAGAACAAAAAAATTATTTTTATAGCTGTTGGCTTCGTTGTTTCTTCAATGATTATATTATCATCGATTGCAATTAATGGCAATTTCTTTTCACTTAACAAAGTGAATTCAAAAGACGATAGGAGCAACGAAACAATGTATATTACCGTTAGAATTGATGGTGCCGTTTTCTATCCAGGTGATTACACACTAAAGCTAGGATCAACATTAAATGATCTCTTAATTAAGAGCAAACCAAAATATGGTGCTAATCTAAGCAATATTAACCGAACAGAAATATTAAAGGATAATCAAAAGATTTACATTCGTCTAGTTAAAAATATTAAAAAAAGTGTCAAGGAATTTAAAAATGTCAATGATTTAATTAGCATTGGAGTAAGAAAAAAAATAGCCGGGTTAATTATTGCCCATTTGGTGGATAATAACTACAACACAACATGAGAAAATATTGAAAAAATTGATGGAATAGGAGAGAAAACATTAAAACTTTTACAAAACAATATACTTTTATAA
- a CDS encoding YebC/PmpR family DNA-binding transcriptional regulator, translated as MSGHSKWATTKNHKAAMDAKRSKLFQKFSKEIIVAATLGGPDPDSNPSLKLAIAKAKAKSMPKSNIEKAISKVAGGSKEGANFQGYLYSGTAFGGVNFLVSCLTDNFNRLASNIKHYFNKHNGQLGKQGTIPYVFDQKGLIEFSNNLADEEEVMMASLELGASDFINEDDVYTIITEPSNFQKLKQALDENFKIENYLTAEVTYIPNSKMDVNEEKFNQIENFVDDLEDDEDIQEVWHNANPISE; from the coding sequence ATGTCAGGACATTCAAAATGAGCGACAACCAAAAATCATAAGGCAGCAATGGATGCTAAACGAAGCAAACTTTTTCAAAAGTTTTCAAAAGAAATTATTGTGGCAGCAACACTAGGAGGCCCAGATCCCGATTCTAATCCAAGTCTAAAATTAGCAATTGCAAAGGCTAAAGCTAAGAGCATGCCTAAATCAAATATTGAAAAGGCAATTTCAAAGGTTGCTGGTGGATCAAAAGAAGGTGCTAATTTTCAAGGTTATCTATATTCAGGAACAGCATTCGGTGGAGTTAATTTTCTAGTTAGTTGTTTAACTGATAATTTCAACCGTTTAGCATCGAATATTAAGCATTATTTTAATAAGCACAATGGTCAACTAGGAAAACAAGGAACAATCCCTTATGTTTTTGATCAAAAGGGATTAATTGAGTTTTCTAATAATCTAGCAGATGAAGAAGAGGTAATGATGGCTTCCCTAGAATTGGGGGCTTCAGATTTTATTAATGAAGATGATGTTTATACTATCATAACTGAACCTTCTAATTTTCAAAAACTTAAGCAAGCACTTGATGAAAATTTCAAAATTGAAAACTATTTAACGGCCGAAGTAACATACATTCCTAATTCAAAAATGGATGTAAACGAAGAAAAATTTAATCAAATCGAAAATTTTGTCGATGATTTAGAAGATGACGAAGATATACAAGAAGTATGACATAATGCTAATCCCATTAGTGAATAA
- the holA gene encoding DNA polymerase III subunit delta: MYLIKGNENYFIKLEIKKIIDKLKKEHNNLEIHTFFQSINLQELSDVLFNSDIFSTPKVIIVENPDFFNSKIKINHDKVSDFLFFLKNEIDTNTIIFTQDIQKYDRNFSPSSVFKEIEKQAKIVEVNKIADRDLAKYIKKLVKEKGGEIDEYALSQFLTAVPNDLTLIESEIDKLLLQDSHITEAMIINGNVVSSSNTDFAFSDAILKQLSAQIILFHYNEQLNYGVSAAQIISQIANIFVTAKNIAILKSNRFSQEEISNELNIHIYRVKLFQEFLNKITTGKLNFLIQELAKLELEIKKGNIEEELGLKWFMLNLIR, from the coding sequence ATGTATTTGATTAAAGGAAATGAAAATTATTTTATTAAACTTGAAATTAAGAAAATAATTGATAAATTAAAAAAAGAGCACAATAACTTAGAGATTCACACATTTTTTCAATCGATTAATCTACAAGAATTGTCTGATGTACTTTTCAATTCAGATATTTTTAGTACACCGAAAGTAATTATTGTTGAAAATCCTGATTTTTTTAATAGCAAAATTAAAATTAATCATGATAAAGTTAGTGATTTTTTATTTTTTTTAAAAAATGAAATTGATACTAACACAATTATTTTTACTCAAGATATTCAAAAATATGATAGGAATTTTAGCCCATCTTCGGTTTTTAAAGAAATTGAAAAGCAAGCTAAAATAGTTGAAGTTAATAAAATTGCCGATAGAGATTTGGCCAAATATATTAAGAAGTTAGTTAAAGAAAAGGGTGGTGAAATTGATGAATATGCTCTATCACAATTTTTAACTGCTGTTCCTAATGATCTAACTTTAATTGAAAGTGAGATTGATAAACTTTTGTTACAAGATAGTCATATCACTGAGGCCATGATAATTAACGGTAATGTTGTTTCATCATCGAATACTGATTTTGCTTTTAGCGATGCGATTTTGAAGCAACTTTCAGCACAGATTATTCTTTTTCACTATAACGAACAATTAAATTACGGTGTTTCAGCCGCACAGATCATTTCACAAATTGCCAACATTTTTGTCACTGCTAAAAATATTGCTATTCTTAAATCTAACCGCTTTAGTCAAGAAGAAATTTCAAATGAGTTAAATATTCATATATACAGAGTAAAATTATTTCAAGAATTTCTTAATAAAATTACTACTGGCAAACTAAATTTCTTAATTCAGGAGTTAGCCAAACTTGAATTAGAAATCAAAAAGGGCAACATTGAAGAAGAGTTGGGATTGAAATGGTTTATGTTGAACCTAATTAGATAA
- a CDS encoding alpha-amylase family glycosyl hydrolase has translation MIQNATPRIFLYEIKLETFCDSNGSNFGDFNGLLSKRDYLKDLNINVLAINDILNHYQNKFELQEIKKRYGSVSNFVSCVQKFRESNIEIAPIIDISKIKQSYINLNNMLDLYELSNDNKNAKKLTALDTYIVNDNDKNTSLDVLSNLIKYLSKVVSFYAQCKIKTIVISNFDFLIDRNNLDEANKFQFLQDVYRIIKRINVDITIILKNSHFKKTIFNKMLKLEQTCFDYLYLNFLSNNQLTNNFRKAKLQKFNFNIFIKEYKPFINDKRIILAVGADHLGRINSRWGNELGYIYESAKTFLMILFVAHNSVGIYYGDELGILRAKVRKTYDFNNENYNEEKRFYQANNISNEEYFRAQSFQNKWSSYTWMPWDEMSGISRSNENRNSLILNPIKLNITNVDYQLKTQSSPLFFLKQLYEFVFNSNYAKLLDDSRLKVSSCKDGIVKVQHKISDNVTILFVVNLTSKHLAFKRDDEYKIILSTYHNKFYSSVPNNLCPYESLILIKENENNA, from the coding sequence ATGATACAAAATGCCACACCTCGAATTTTTCTATACGAAATTAAATTAGAAACCTTCTGCGATAGCAATGGTAGCAATTTTGGTGATTTTAATGGGCTTTTATCTAAACGAGATTATTTAAAAGATCTTAATATTAATGTTTTGGCAATTAATGACATTTTAAACCATTATCAAAATAAATTTGAATTGCAAGAAATTAAAAAGCGATATGGTTCGGTTTCCAATTTTGTATCATGTGTGCAAAAATTTCGTGAAAGCAATATTGAAATTGCGCCAATAATTGACATTAGCAAAATAAAGCAATCATATATCAACTTGAATAATATGCTTGACTTGTATGAGTTAAGTAACGATAATAAAAATGCCAAGAAATTAACAGCGCTAGACACTTATATTGTCAACGATAATGATAAAAACACAAGTCTTGATGTACTTTCAAATTTGATTAAATATCTTTCGAAAGTAGTTAGTTTTTATGCTCAATGCAAAATTAAAACCATTGTGATCTCAAATTTTGATTTTTTAATCGATAGAAACAACTTAGATGAGGCAAATAAATTTCAATTTTTACAAGACGTTTACCGAATCATCAAAAGAATTAACGTTGATATAACAATTATTTTAAAAAATTCTCATTTTAAAAAAACAATTTTCAATAAAATGCTTAAATTAGAACAGACATGTTTTGATTATCTTTATTTAAATTTCTTATCAAACAACCAATTGACTAATAACTTTAGAAAAGCTAAATTGCAAAAATTTAACTTTAATATCTTCATAAAGGAATACAAGCCATTTATTAACGATAAGCGAATCATTTTGGCTGTGGGAGCAGATCACCTTGGTAGAATAAATTCACGTTGGGGCAATGAACTTGGTTATATTTATGAATCGGCCAAAACTTTTTTAATGATATTGTTTGTCGCTCATAATTCAGTTGGAATCTATTACGGTGATGAATTAGGAATTCTCCGTGCTAAGGTTAGAAAAACTTATGATTTCAATAACGAAAATTACAATGAAGAGAAACGTTTTTATCAAGCTAATAATATTTCTAATGAAGAGTATTTTAGAGCACAATCATTTCAAAATAAATGAAGTTCATACACATGAATGCCATGAGATGAAATGAGTGGAATTAGTCGTAGCAATGAAAATCGAAATAGTTTAATTCTTAATCCAATAAAACTCAACATCACAAATGTTGACTATCAGCTTAAAACCCAAAGCAGTCCACTATTTTTCTTAAAGCAGTTATATGAATTTGTTTTTAATTCAAATTACGCGAAATTATTAGATGATTCAAGACTTAAAGTCAGTTCATGTAAAGACGGTATTGTCAAAGTTCAACATAAAATTTCTGATAATGTGACAATTCTTTTTGTTGTTAATTTAACATCAAAGCATTTAGCTTTTAAAAGAGATGATGAATATAAAATTATCTTGAGCACATATCACAATAAATTTTATTCTTCGGTTCCAAACAATTTATGTCCTTATGAAAGTTTAATTTTGATTAAAGAAAACGAAAATAATGCCTAA
- a CDS encoding MHJ_0274 family protein gives MNNSLANFAETTEAKPSGGIGNSILYSLLAILLLALVAYIIWKIVKGKIYKKRAEKAEKIKAKKTLSLYYEYILSFQEIIEFTQKELESFMNGSSKRKMGEIKEGSKKLLVKLANRNDFSSSFLEKDEYKTFIKNVENINLVQCNLWDKKIPETLEFFKQQYDAVPEGNKKSEYLELVRKSIVEKYYE, from the coding sequence ATGAATAATTCTTTAGCAAATTTTGCTGAAACAACTGAAGCTAAACCTTCTGGGGGAATTGGTAATTCAATTCTATATAGCTTGCTTGCAATTCTTCTTTTGGCATTGGTTGCTTACATTATCTGAAAGATTGTAAAGGGAAAAATATACAAAAAGCGCGCGGAAAAGGCCGAGAAGATTAAGGCCAAAAAAACTTTATCTTTATACTATGAATATATCTTAAGTTTTCAAGAAATTATCGAATTTACTCAAAAGGAATTAGAAAGTTTTATGAATGGTAGCTCAAAAAGAAAAATGGGCGAAATTAAGGAAGGCTCTAAAAAATTACTAGTGAAACTTGCTAATCGTAATGATTTTTCTAGTTCATTTTTAGAAAAAGATGAATATAAAACTTTTATTAAAAATGTTGAAAATATCAATTTAGTGCAATGTAATTTATGGGATAAAAAAATTCCTGAAACTTTGGAATTTTTCAAACAACAGTATGATGCTGTTCCTGAAGGAAATAAGAAATCAGAGTATTTAGAACTAGTTAGAAAGTCAATCGTGGAGAAATATTATGAATAA
- the pgsA gene encoding CDP-diacylglycerol--glycerol-3-phosphate 3-phosphatidyltransferase — protein sequence MNKSVNSSKLEAKKIKSKFGIANWLTVTRMLIMIPFICILSASSALILSGGGPFAYSGIKIVSDNKHSLSLSIMYWLNVALFIAAMITDFVDGYYARKTNTVSAFGKVFDPIADKIATTLMMIFLAIANYSYLPIVVLFIIRDIMVDGSRVYASKKDIKVAANWWGKVKTIIVSAALIIVAFAGPWLAGEALKPNGDKNLKFYANIPLILGLIIAWISGIIYMSKYLKGIRNALNEGSHTPAKSNADDSNNKNTTSSREETAKKVESEDNKASKEINNQNTTNVQKEPKTADEIVDDPFFD from the coding sequence ATGAATAAAAGCGTCAATAGTTCAAAATTAGAAGCTAAAAAAATAAAATCAAAATTTGGAATAGCAAATTGACTGACAGTGACAAGAATGCTAATTATGATTCCATTTATTTGTATTTTATCAGCTTCTTCAGCGCTAATTTTAAGTGGCGGAGGACCGTTTGCGTATTCTGGAATAAAAATTGTATCCGATAATAAACATTCATTATCATTGTCAATTATGTATTGACTTAATGTGGCTTTATTTATAGCGGCAATGATTACTGATTTTGTCGACGGATATTATGCCCGAAAGACTAATACTGTATCAGCATTCGGAAAGGTATTTGATCCGATTGCTGACAAAATCGCCACAACATTAATGATGATATTTTTAGCAATTGCTAACTATAGTTACTTGCCAATCGTTGTGCTATTTATTATTAGAGATATCATGGTTGATGGTTCAAGGGTATACGCTTCTAAAAAAGATATTAAAGTGGCAGCTAATTGATGAGGTAAGGTTAAAACAATCATTGTTTCTGCCGCGTTAATTATAGTGGCATTTGCTGGACCATGACTAGCCGGGGAAGCTTTAAAACCAAATGGTGATAAAAACTTAAAATTCTACGCCAACATTCCTTTAATTTTAGGTTTAATTATTGCCTGAATTAGTGGGATAATTTATATGTCTAAATACTTAAAGGGAATTAGAAATGCTCTTAATGAAGGCAGCCATACACCCGCTAAGTCAAATGCCGATGATTCAAACAACAAAAATACAACCTCATCTAGAGAAGAAACTGCCAAAAAAGTTGAAAGCGAAGATAACAAAGCAAGTAAAGAAATTAATAATCAAAACACTACTAACGTCCAAAAAGAACCAAAGACTGCTGACGAAATTGTTGATGATCCATTTTTTGATTAA
- the rpmG gene encoding 50S ribosomal protein L33 has protein sequence MPREGLTLRCETCKMENYITKKNKKLHPDKMEVTKYCPKCNSHTSHKEKK, from the coding sequence ATGCCAAGAGAAGGATTAACCTTAAGATGTGAAACTTGTAAAATGGAAAACTACATAACCAAGAAAAACAAGAAATTGCATCCTGATAAAATGGAAGTCACAAAATACTGTCCTAAATGTAATTCTCATACATCTCATAAAGAGAAAAAATAA
- a CDS encoding aminopeptidase P family protein, with product MLKTKLEDIFKETKIDAIISISPQTRLWYANVQTSDGYLVIEHDKAHLFVDGRYIEYVTKNAKNVEVHLLEGESFKTFLAKKNYPKIGVEKEYATLENLDYLKSILPKSEQISLSAQQMRILKDEEEIEKIKEACLISLQAFEELKKVLIEGITELEVSNKLGYLMRLFGAEKESFDTIVAFGSNAAEPHHHPTNRKLSDGDIVKIDFGAQFKGFASDITRTFFFGKPKEKELVEILEIVTEAQKLGIEAIKAGIGANEIDKICRDYIDSKGYGKFFIHSTGHGVGIDVHELPGVGRGKESVTLEEGMIITVEPGIYVEGLGGARIEDTILVTSEGYKILSSME from the coding sequence ATGCTAAAAACAAAACTAGAAGATATTTTTAAAGAAACCAAAATAGATGCAATTATTTCTATTTCTCCACAAACTCGTTTGTGATATGCAAATGTTCAAACTTCAGATGGATATTTAGTAATCGAACATGATAAAGCTCATCTTTTTGTTGATGGTAGATACATTGAATATGTAACTAAAAATGCAAAAAATGTGGAAGTTCACTTGTTAGAAGGGGAAAGTTTTAAAACTTTTTTAGCCAAAAAAAATTATCCAAAAATTGGTGTTGAAAAAGAATATGCAACTCTTGAGAACTTAGATTATTTAAAATCAATTTTGCCTAAATCAGAACAAATTTCATTATCAGCACAACAAATGAGAATTTTAAAAGATGAAGAAGAAATTGAAAAAATAAAAGAAGCATGTTTAATTTCTTTACAAGCTTTTGAAGAACTTAAAAAGGTGTTGATTGAAGGAATAACTGAACTTGAAGTTTCAAATAAATTAGGATATCTAATGCGACTATTTGGTGCTGAAAAAGAAAGTTTTGATACCATTGTTGCCTTTGGTTCAAATGCTGCTGAACCACACCATCACCCAACTAATAGAAAACTAAGTGATGGTGACATTGTTAAAATCGATTTTGGAGCTCAATTTAAAGGTTTTGCTAGTGATATCACTAGAACATTTTTCTTTGGAAAACCAAAAGAAAAAGAACTAGTTGAAATTCTAGAAATTGTAACGGAAGCACAAAAACTAGGAATTGAAGCTATTAAAGCTGGCATCGGTGCAAATGAAATTGATAAAATTTGTAGAGATTATATCGACAGCAAAGGATACGGAAAATTCTTTATCCATTCAACTGGTCATGGTGTTGGAATTGATGTTCATGAACTTCCTGGCGTTGGTCGTGGAAAAGAAAGCGTGACATTAGAAGAAGGCATGATTATAACCGTTGAGCCTGGAATATACGTTGAAGGACTTGGCGGTGCCAGAATCGAAGATACAATTTTAGTAACAAGTGAAGGTTATAAAATTTTGAGTAGCATGGAATAA
- the msrB gene encoding peptide-methionine (R)-S-oxide reductase MsrB — MTKKIYLAGGCFWGMEAYFSKIRGVISTQVGYANGITNETSYYQIKNTDHAETVEIEYNPNVINLAEILERFLLLVNPYSINKQGNDIGRQYRSGIYYVDDYSRKCALLTLEIYEKQHDNKKTVIEVQELRNFIVAEENHQRYLEKHPGGYCHINLSNLSVPLSKFKKLQINEIDKLGLDELSKSVMLEKATERPFTSYLNDEKSIGLFVDKISKEALFISDDKFDSGCGWPSFTKGITTDSISYNQDLSHNMNRIETTSRIQDSHLGHVFEDGPRARGGLRYCINGAALDFIPVDKLKNSVYENYLPYFQSEVEKHQ, encoded by the coding sequence ATGACTAAAAAAATATATTTAGCAGGTGGATGTTTTTGAGGAATGGAAGCATATTTTTCAAAAATTAGAGGTGTAATTAGTACACAAGTGGGATACGCAAATGGAATTACCAATGAAACAAGCTACTATCAAATTAAAAACACCGATCACGCCGAAACTGTTGAAATCGAATATAATCCTAATGTGATAAATTTAGCTGAAATCTTAGAAAGATTTTTACTGCTAGTAAACCCATATTCAATTAATAAACAAGGTAATGATATCGGAAGACAATACCGAAGTGGGATTTACTATGTTGATGATTATAGTCGCAAATGTGCACTATTGACTTTAGAGATATATGAAAAGCAACACGACAATAAAAAAACAGTAATTGAAGTTCAAGAATTAAGGAACTTTATTGTTGCTGAAGAAAATCACCAAAGATACCTAGAAAAACATCCAGGTGGATACTGTCACATCAACTTAAGTAATTTATCAGTTCCACTTTCAAAATTTAAGAAGCTTCAAATAAATGAGATTGATAAATTAGGGTTAGATGAACTTTCGAAAAGTGTAATGTTAGAAAAGGCCACTGAAAGACCTTTTACATCTTATTTAAATGATGAAAAATCTATTGGTTTATTTGTTGATAAGATTAGTAAAGAAGCACTATTTATTAGCGATGATAAGTTTGATTCAGGATGTGGTTGACCTTCATTCACTAAAGGGATCACTACCGATTCAATTAGCTACAACCAAGACTTGTCACACAATATGAATCGTATTGAAACTACATCACGTATTCAAGATTCACACTTAGGCCATGTTTTCGAAGATGGTCCGAGAGCACGTGGTGGATTAAGATACTGCATTAATGGAGCAGCTTTGGATTTCATTCCTGTTGACAAATTAAAAAATAGCGTCTATGAAAATTATCTACCTTACTTCCAATCAGAAGTAGAAAAACACCAATAA
- a CDS encoding deoxyribonuclease IV — protein MIKLGSHISFKKPDYLISAIEESLDNGANAMMIYLGPPQTTMRVDPSQYNYDKYLKKYSSIIPSENIVVHAPYIVNPSSPSKYKFAVDFLASEINRMNTIGAKYLVLHPGSSTEFTKEEALNTLVKSLRRIIELTSDVVICLETMAGKGSQVCSSFSEIDKVIKEVNSERVAICLDTCHVWDAGYNIKNYEEFKSHLIKHDYLKHIKVIHLNDSLNELGSKKDRHANLNNGFIGLNTLKKFVFDKDFENIPIILETPYVNNQPIYKQEIEMLLDGVKLINGTQEQEKLF, from the coding sequence ATGATTAAATTAGGAAGTCACATTTCATTTAAAAAACCCGATTACTTAATTAGTGCAATCGAAGAGAGTTTGGATAATGGTGCCAATGCCATGATGATTTATTTGGGTCCGCCGCAAACCACAATGAGAGTTGATCCATCGCAGTACAATTATGATAAGTATCTAAAAAAATATTCTTCAATAATTCCTTCTGAAAATATTGTCGTTCACGCTCCATACATTGTTAATCCTTCTAGTCCATCTAAATATAAATTTGCTGTTGATTTTTTAGCGTCTGAAATTAATAGAATGAATACTATTGGTGCAAAATACTTAGTATTACACCCTGGCTCATCAACTGAGTTTACAAAAGAAGAGGCCTTGAATACTTTAGTGAAAAGCCTAAGGCGAATCATTGAACTAACTTCTGATGTCGTGATCTGCCTGGAAACAATGGCCGGCAAGGGTTCACAAGTCTGTTCTTCTTTTTCAGAGATTGATAAAGTAATTAAAGAGGTCAATAGTGAGCGTGTTGCAATCTGCCTTGATACATGCCATGTCTGAGATGCTGGCTATAATATTAAAAATTATGAAGAATTCAAATCTCATTTAATTAAACATGACTACCTTAAACATATTAAAGTAATTCACTTAAATGATTCATTAAATGAACTAGGTTCTAAAAAAGACCGCCATGCTAATTTAAATAACGGCTTTATTGGTCTTAATACCTTAAAGAAATTTGTTTTTGATAAAGATTTCGAAAACATACCAATAATTCTTGAAACTCCCTATGTCAACAATCAACCAATTTATAAACAAGAAATTGAAATGCTATTGGATGGCGTCAAACTAATTAATGGAACACAGGAACAAGAAAAGTTATTTTAA
- a CDS encoding RNA polymerase sigma factor → MKSNSKVKENLIEVSNDEMKSSIDTIIDVIKEEHKKALKKNKKYLTQDDVFKIIEKKKLYIDDAEAGEIIEKLIKNKIIEDEVDSGDNEDIMLEEKELQDDEESFDEEKLKEIDEEIIDEDIDVETEYDDSSIIMKTDDLDLQEEEYDEDAKYIAKDGFDYEDEEEINYDLDDEYDEHEYQPKSSKKEFEVNKLLKEYDGDDIKIQNDKENVTADNVLANRLTETNDIVKWYMRWIGKYGKLLTPKEERELAIKMQEAKDAGNTYRYKKARDMLVKRNLRLVINNAKRYKNRGLSFIDLISEGNSGIMKSVSKYDYTKGFKFSTYATWWIRQAITRAVADQARTVRVPVHMVETINKILKIERELQQENGYAPSDEEIAKKYGGDFTADKVRYIRKINIDPISLDKNIGKEENSSFSDFVRDESVISPTNFASREELSVILNEMIEEGLNDVADRELIRKRYGINDLKGNNYYPHTLDELAEELGVTKEKVRQIETKILRKLKHPQKRKKLKEFFINESYDLD, encoded by the coding sequence ATGAAATCTAATTCGAAAGTAAAAGAGAATTTAATTGAAGTTAGCAATGATGAAATGAAAAGTTCAATTGATACTATTATCGATGTCATTAAGGAGGAGCACAAAAAGGCCCTAAAGAAAAATAAAAAATATTTGACTCAAGATGATGTTTTCAAAATTATCGAGAAAAAGAAATTATATATTGATGATGCTGAAGCTGGCGAAATCATTGAAAAACTAATTAAAAATAAAATCATTGAAGATGAAGTTGATAGTGGTGACAATGAAGATATTATGTTGGAAGAAAAAGAACTTCAAGACGACGAGGAATCTTTTGACGAAGAAAAGCTAAAAGAAATCGATGAAGAAATAATTGATGAAGACATTGATGTTGAAACTGAATATGACGATAGTAGCATTATCATGAAAACCGATGATCTTGATTTACAAGAAGAAGAATACGATGAAGATGCAAAATACATCGCCAAAGATGGTTTTGATTATGAAGATGAAGAAGAAATCAATTATGATCTAGATGATGAATATGATGAGCATGAATATCAACCAAAATCTTCTAAAAAAGAATTTGAAGTTAATAAACTACTAAAAGAATATGATGGAGACGACATCAAAATACAAAATGATAAAGAAAACGTCACAGCTGATAATGTTTTGGCTAACCGCTTAACTGAAACAAATGACATTGTTAAATGATATATGCGTTGAATTGGTAAATATGGTAAATTGCTAACTCCTAAAGAAGAAAGAGAACTGGCTATTAAAATGCAAGAAGCTAAAGATGCGGGCAATACCTATCGTTATAAAAAAGCTCGTGATATGTTAGTTAAAAGGAACTTAAGACTTGTAATTAACAATGCCAAAAGATACAAAAACCGTGGACTTTCTTTCATTGACTTAATTTCAGAGGGAAATTCAGGTATTATGAAATCGGTATCAAAATATGACTACACAAAAGGTTTTAAATTTTCAACATATGCTACTTGATGAATTCGGCAAGCAATCACTAGAGCAGTTGCTGATCAGGCAAGAACTGTTAGAGTGCCTGTGCATATGGTTGAAACAATTAATAAAATTTTAAAAATAGAAAGAGAATTGCAGCAAGAAAATGGCTATGCCCCTTCAGATGAAGAAATTGCTAAAAAATATGGCGGGGATTTTACTGCTGATAAAGTTAGATACATCAGAAAAATTAACATTGACCCAATAAGTCTTGATAAAAATATTGGTAAAGAAGAAAATTCAAGTTTTTCAGATTTCGTTAGAGATGAAAGCGTTATTTCTCCTACTAATTTTGCTAGTCGTGAGGAATTAAGCGTAATTTTAAATGAAATGATTGAAGAAGGCTTAAATGATGTTGCCGACCGTGAATTAATTCGTAAGCGTTATGGAATTAATGACCTAAAAGGGAATAATTACTACCCACACACTCTAGATGAATTAGCAGAGGAGTTAGGTGTAACCAAAGAAAAAGTTAGACAAATCGAAACTAAAATTCTAAGGAAATTAAAACACCCACAAAAACGTAAAAAATTAAAAGAGTTCTTTATTAATGAAAGTTACGATTTAGATTAA